One region of Ornithinibacter aureus genomic DNA includes:
- a CDS encoding O-antigen ligase family protein, with amino-acid sequence MRRLLDRAGWPERAALALLALWVVWAWVAALLADRMPSLTSPYVLSPVVLAAGVALGHLVATRLERNVVVAGLVVVTTVLFLGVIWTDGPAKRPTAYANANAAVAVQVIALAGLAMLGSDRLRRVILWFTVAGALAVIAANASKAAFVVAVPLLAAIALMLWRPAARAGWAVLVGSVSIVVSAGAVVHLAARDQWPPRVMDALDPARQSLWSDALSLWATHPVSGGGPGSLEEFSTLGGDPDTASAHSSLLQIGAETGLVGAALFGLIVLGGLLWAARGGAPWAVVGAAAWTALLVHSLSDHLLEYSVVVLAAGLTIGCAFATRSEELDVPEGEGPVPG; translated from the coding sequence ATGCGAAGGCTCCTCGACAGGGCTGGGTGGCCGGAGCGTGCAGCCCTGGCCCTTCTGGCCCTCTGGGTGGTGTGGGCGTGGGTCGCCGCTCTCCTCGCCGACCGGATGCCGTCGCTCACCTCCCCGTACGTCCTCTCGCCAGTCGTCCTGGCCGCCGGGGTGGCGCTTGGCCACCTCGTGGCAACCCGCCTGGAAAGGAACGTCGTCGTGGCCGGCCTCGTCGTCGTGACGACCGTGCTGTTCCTGGGCGTGATCTGGACCGACGGCCCCGCGAAACGGCCCACCGCCTACGCGAACGCGAACGCCGCCGTGGCCGTGCAGGTGATCGCCCTCGCAGGGTTGGCGATGCTCGGGTCCGACCGTTTGCGACGCGTCATCCTCTGGTTCACGGTGGCGGGTGCTCTCGCGGTCATCGCGGCGAACGCCTCGAAGGCCGCATTTGTCGTGGCCGTACCCCTGCTCGCGGCGATCGCCCTCATGCTCTGGCGGCCGGCGGCTCGCGCCGGGTGGGCCGTTCTCGTGGGATCGGTGTCGATCGTCGTGTCTGCAGGGGCGGTCGTCCACCTCGCTGCTCGGGACCAGTGGCCACCGAGGGTCATGGATGCTCTGGACCCGGCCCGGCAGTCCCTGTGGAGCGACGCGCTGTCGCTGTGGGCAACCCACCCGGTCAGCGGTGGCGGACCCGGCTCGCTGGAGGAGTTCAGCACCCTGGGTGGCGACCCCGACACGGCATCCGCCCACTCCTCGCTGCTCCAGATCGGCGCCGAGACAGGCCTGGTCGGCGCCGCCCTCTTCGGCCTGATCGTCCTCGGCGGTCTGCTCTGGGCGGCGCGGGGCGGGGCACCCTGGGCGGTCGTCGGGGCTGCCGCCTGGACGGCGCTCCTCGTGCACTCGCTCAGCGACCACCTGCTCGAGTACTCGGTCGTCGTCCTTGCCGCAGGGCTCACCATCGGGTGTGCCTTCGCCACTCGCTCAGAAGAGCTCGACGTCCCCGAGGGTGAGGGTCCAGTCCCGGGGTGA
- a CDS encoding NAD-dependent epimerase/dehydratase family protein, whose protein sequence is MKVIITGGAGFIGSNLGRELLRRPEVMEVVALDDLSTGSRVNLDGTGVRLIEGSILDREALDTACQAADAVVHLAALPSVPRSVIDPVASHHANATGTLEVLQAARRAGGIQVVVASSSSVYGANRELPKREGMRTAPISPYAVSKQATEAYAMSFGHTYGLPTLAFRFFNVYGPLQAAGHAYAAVVPAFVDAALRGEPLTIHGDGEQTRDFTYVGTVTRILADAVTRTVTDLEPVNLAFGTRTSLNALVGQLADLLGHRPAVDHVAPRAGDVRDSQADNARLLHHFPDVEPVPLREGLEQTLDWFRTLPEYQA, encoded by the coding sequence ATGAAGGTCATCATCACCGGCGGAGCCGGTTTCATCGGGTCGAACCTCGGTCGTGAGCTGTTGCGGCGGCCGGAGGTCATGGAGGTGGTCGCGCTCGATGACCTCTCCACCGGCTCCCGCGTGAACCTCGACGGCACCGGCGTACGGCTCATCGAGGGCTCCATCCTCGACCGCGAAGCGTTGGACACGGCCTGCCAAGCAGCTGATGCCGTGGTGCACCTTGCCGCCCTCCCCTCCGTCCCCCGGTCGGTCATCGACCCGGTCGCCTCGCACCACGCCAACGCGACCGGCACCCTCGAGGTGCTCCAAGCCGCCCGCCGGGCAGGCGGCATCCAGGTGGTCGTCGCGTCGTCGTCATCGGTGTATGGGGCAAACCGCGAACTGCCCAAGCGCGAGGGCATGCGCACGGCGCCCATCTCCCCCTACGCGGTGAGCAAGCAGGCCACCGAGGCCTACGCCATGTCGTTCGGCCACACCTACGGACTGCCCACGCTGGCCTTCCGGTTCTTCAACGTCTACGGCCCGCTCCAGGCCGCCGGCCACGCCTATGCAGCCGTGGTCCCGGCATTTGTCGACGCCGCCCTGCGTGGGGAGCCCCTCACGATCCACGGTGACGGCGAGCAGACCCGCGACTTCACCTACGTGGGCACGGTCACCCGCATCCTCGCCGACGCCGTGACCCGCACGGTCACCGACCTGGAGCCGGTGAACCTCGCCTTCGGTACCCGGACCTCGCTCAACGCCCTCGTCGGCCAGCTCGCCGACCTCCTCGGGCACCGGCCGGCGGTCGATCACGTGGCACCGCGTGCGGGAGACGTTCGCGACTCACAGGCCGACAACGCACGGCTCCTCCACCACTTCCCCGACGTCGAGCCCGTGCCCCTGCGCGAGGGCCTGGAGCAGACCCTCGACTGGTTCCGGACCCTGCCCGAGTACCAGGCGTAG
- a CDS encoding nucleotidyltransferase family protein: MKTIIMPRYVGTRFTHAVLQVLASDHGIDLLHIKGPAVDDRLLAVGPPGDPPSSTPRPIPRQSVDADVLVRPAHVARLFEVMHRHGWVTAYDFADGSAFEHAATFTHPFLSPADVHRQFPGIEADASTAFERLWRERRTALVAGIPCLVPSLTAQRLLLIVHAARGGALQHSDILRSWTEATEEARDEVQHLARALGAEVALAAGTGRLDEYEGRRGYELWRALSTGERSRVRLWLARVKSEPTTSTKLRRAVRLVLPNRRRMHTVLGRRPTLAEVAGAYATRARAGLNEMARLVRSGRTEPGQRR; this comes from the coding sequence GTGAAGACGATCATCATGCCCAGATACGTGGGCACACGCTTCACGCACGCTGTCCTGCAGGTGCTGGCTTCGGACCACGGCATCGACCTGCTGCACATCAAGGGCCCCGCGGTCGACGACCGCCTGCTGGCGGTGGGACCGCCGGGTGATCCCCCGTCCTCGACGCCGAGGCCGATTCCTCGCCAGAGCGTCGACGCCGATGTCCTCGTGCGACCGGCGCACGTAGCGCGGCTGTTCGAGGTGATGCACCGACACGGATGGGTGACGGCGTACGACTTCGCGGACGGGTCGGCCTTCGAGCACGCGGCCACGTTCACCCACCCGTTCCTGTCACCGGCAGACGTGCACCGGCAGTTCCCCGGTATCGAGGCCGACGCGTCGACGGCGTTCGAGCGGTTGTGGCGCGAGCGACGGACGGCCCTCGTCGCCGGCATCCCGTGCCTCGTGCCGTCGTTGACGGCGCAGCGCCTGCTCCTCATCGTCCATGCGGCACGAGGAGGCGCGCTCCAGCACTCGGACATCCTGCGCAGCTGGACCGAGGCCACGGAGGAAGCGCGCGATGAGGTCCAGCACCTGGCGCGCGCGCTCGGCGCCGAGGTGGCGTTGGCCGCAGGGACCGGGCGGCTGGACGAGTACGAAGGACGTCGTGGGTACGAATTGTGGCGGGCACTCTCCACCGGGGAGCGGTCCCGCGTACGCCTCTGGCTGGCCCGAGTGAAGTCCGAACCGACGACGAGTACCAAGCTGCGCAGAGCGGTGCGCCTCGTCCTTCCCAACCGACGTAGAATGCACACGGTTCTGGGGCGTCGTCCCACGCTCGCGGAGGTGGCGGGCGCGTACGCGACGCGTGCTCGGGCGGGTCT